The genomic region AGGTCGGCCAAGTGAACATTGACTTACATGGTTGCAGGTCAAAATTGCTTTACATGGCTGGGCCCTGTTCCGACTATAAACATTACTCAACCGGAGCTAATTAGGGAGGTGATTACTAGGATAAACGAGTTTCAGAAAGCGAAAACAAACCCGCTTGTTCGATTACTATTCCCTGGTCTTGTAAGCCTTGAGGGCGAGAAATGGGCGATGCATAGGAAGCTTATTAACCCTGCATTTCATATGGAGAAGTTAAAGGTATACAATATTCCCCTGGTTTTGTATAGCTGTTTTTTCGGAGGTTTTTGATTCATAAATGCTTTGACAATTTTTGTTGCAGCTTATGCTACCAGCTTTCCGTGCTAGTGTTACAGAAATGACCGACAAATGGGAAAATTCAATGTCTGAAACCGGTTCTAGTGAGTTAGATGTGTGGCCGGATATTACAAACCTAACTGCTGATGTTATTTCTCGAGCTGCATTTGGTAGTAGCTTTGAAGAGGGAAGACGGATATTTGAACTTCTCAAGGAACAAACTCAGATGACTATACGCCTCTTTAAATCTGTTTATATACCCGGATGGAAGTAAGTTAAAATGAATCATCTCATTCAGTACTTTGTCATATCGTGGATTGTGAATTTCGCTAAAATTGATGTTCATGTGGTTGTAGATATGTGCCAACAAAGAATAACAGGCAATTGAAAAAGATCGATGAGGATATCCAAGCTTTACTGAAAGGCATCATCGACAATAGGAAGAAGGCGATGGATGCCGGGGAAGCGGCTAAGAATGACTTGTTAGGGATTTTAATGGAATCGAATATCAAGGAGACTCAATTAAGCCAAAGCCATGGGAATAACAAGCGTCTTTTAATGAGTTTCAGGGATATAATCGATGAGTGCAAGTTATTCTACTTTGCGGGTCAGGAGACCACTTCTGTGTTGCTTGTGTGGACGATGATTTTGTTGAGCAAGCATCAAGATTGGCAAATGAAAGCTCGAGAAGAAATTTTAGCGGTATTTGGACAGAACCTACCGGATGTTGATGGCGTGAACCATCTAAAAACGGTGAGTTTATGGTTCAAAATTCCGTCTTTTTTATATCCCTATACCATGCTGTCGTCAGACACTTTGGCGCTTCATTTTAGCATAACGATTGAGTTGGAGTTACTAATTACTGAAATGTTCTGTTGATTGACATAGGTGACGATGATACTATACGAAGTGTTGAGATTATATCCTCCAGTGCTCGCAGTTTCTCGAAGAATATATGATCAAGATACAATACTCGCTAATAAGCTTTGTGTGCCAGAAGGCGCTATGGTGAGCCTGTCGATATACCAAGTACATCACGATCCTAAACTTTGGGGTGACGATGTGAATGAATTCAAACCAGAGAGATTTTCGGAAGGTATTTTGAAAGCGACCAAGGGAAACCTATCATTCTTCCCCTTTAGTGGAGGGCCAAGAATATGCATTGGCCAAAATTTTGCAATGGTTGAAGCTAAGATAGCTCTGGCTATGCTTTTACAGCGGTTTTCTTTCGAGCTTTCACCATCTTACACCCATGCTCCTACCACTTCGATAACTCTCGAACCCCAGTATGGGGCTCATCTCATTGTTCGTCGTCTTTGAAGATTGTGCAACTCAGCTTATTCTACGCCGTGTTTGGGGATTACTAGTCGGACAAATACATGTATAGAAAAATTATAGATTTTGAGATATGTCAAATGTGTTGGCTAATATATGTGTGGGAGTATTACGGAGTAACTTATATGTACAAGCTCGTTTGAACATTTTACATTTGTTTACTTGTATTATTGTAGAATGTATTAGTCATTTATTTATCTATCAATTTGTACTCGTTAGTTGTTACCTTTAATACAAATACCTTTTACAAATAATtagcaaaacgtaaataaatgatCGTGATCGAGACAGAGGAAAGCATTTCAACATCATAATGTTGACTCTGTCTGCATATTAAAATTGCGTGGTTACTAGACTTCCTTAAAAAAATActctgttattattatttttctatTACTAGTATTAAACCCGTGTAAAATTGTACGATTATATTGTTAAATTAGTTAACATCGTTATATGATAATTTTCTAAAAAATATTATATCAATCTATATTTAGAATTTTTGTTTATAAACTAAATGACAATTAGGAACTTGGAAATctcattttctaattttttttttttttaagttttcaaATCCTAATATTCGTTTTGCTTTCCCAAGTTAAGAATTTGTGGATCTAGTTATGtaaaataaaaaaacatgttTTAAAAAAGCGTTTTTCTAATTCTTTCAACAATTATCCAAGTGAAAGTGTAATTGAAAGTGAACAATTTCTAATTCTTTCAACTACCGGGACGGAACAAGTAGTAAATACCGCGGTCTTGACGCTAACAAGTCACCAATCACTATTACCACAGAAACAGCGAATACTGCCACAAATCACAACCGCTCTAACCTTCAAAACCTTTATGAAGCCGTCACAAATTCGACACCGCAGCCAACGGAGTTAATGTTATGGTCAATATCAAGTATACGATGTAAACTTGTCAAACAATTACATTGGACTAGTTACTAGTACACACAAGACAGAGAGATTATCTACGGAGTCCAATTTATTGACTTTTGTTCAATGATTTGCACGACCGGCGAACATCCTACATACGAAGTATTTgtttaaggccctgttcttttggactgaaattgtctgaactaaactgaactgaatggaactgaactgaactgaatggagctgatctgatctgaactgaactgaaataataataaaaagattatattaataataataataatactaaatattataataaaaataataccaataataataataataataataataataaatattattataatattattcattaataatataataatatattaatataatctaataataataatttaataagatatataaaaaataaaatagtaatataataataaatatagaaataataataatatattagtaatataattattaataataatataatatattaataataataactaaaaaataaataataatataataataataataggtctaatataataacttattaatataataatattaaatataataataataaatatgtgaataataatattaataataatgagtatattaataaaataataaatataatattataACTTATtcttataataatattaaatatattatcaataatattaaaaataatgaatatataaaaaaataataaatataatataatataataataatgatgataataaagataataataataataataataataataataataataataaatatattaaatataaatataataatataaacaatacaaattaattattaataaatataatagtaatataataaatataacaataacaataacaataacaataacaataacaataataataataataatagcaatggcaatagcaatagcaatagtaaatacattataaaaaataataataatgatattaataagaataataatagtaatgtagaaataaactaatatgaactgaactgaatgaagctgaactgaactgaacttattagaactgaaattaagtccaaaagaacagggcccaAGAACATATTAAGTTAAGACGGCTCTCACAATCGATTTAAATAATGTTAAAATGGAAGAAGGATTGCAAGAGGTTTTaatttaagacggtcttaagcaaAACCTACTCAGCAAACATTACTCCGTATTAGTCCATAACAAGCAAGgtgcactttatttatttatacaCACCTATACTTCTGTTCCCGACAATCGTATGTATGTTCAGTCGATCTGCCCTATGAGAGACTTCAGCTTAGTAATCTGACCTTTGATGTCATTCGAATAGGAATGTTGTTGAATTGCAGGAATTCAGAAAGGAATTTCACACGGCTTTTTCAAGAAGATCTTGCAAGCCACAGACCATGTTTGCTGGAACTGCTACGTCTATCATCTTCGGGTATGCCAGTTTTAGGTCTGCCATAACCAAAACTAGTTTAGAAACTTCAACCTTTCTAAAGCTCGGTAACAACATTACCCAATGCCTAAGGAATAAGGAAGGATGTAAATTATCCCAAAGACAAATAATGAAAATGGTGTCAACAATCGAGTCCCCTACTACTTCAAAATAGGCATGAAAAAACCCAATTCCGATAACCAAACGCAATCCAACCAAAAAATGGAATTGATCCAAACCGACTCGCACTTCACTAACCCATACCCCACCCAATAATAGCACATCAAAACATACtcaacccgaaatgacccgaccagATCCAGACTCATACCTGACCTAATTGACACATTTGAGTGATTTATATGCTAGCTACtactccctctatcccggtcatttgttgtccttttccattttggggtgtctcagtcatttgttgtcctttctattttaagaatataCTTCATGAGTAATTTGaacattcacactcaatttattccacttgtcatttagtaattggctccctcccctttccttggtctttgtgcctaaaccaaaggacaacaaatgaccgggacggagggagtacaatttAGTGAActaatttgttttatttcttgCACCAGGAAGACGATGAATAATTAGTCTCTAAGCCTTATCAGCTAAGAAAAATAAACATATTCAGTAATGCTATGATTTTGTGCAACTTACTTTCCATGATGCTCTTGAAAGTTTCCTGCAAACATTCCACAAACTTGTCAAAATCTGGTTAATGTTTAGCATGCCAATGCATTGGATAACACCATAAGACAACATGGAGAAAATTTTGATTAAATAACAGCATCTTTGCAAACGGAAGCTACCTCCTATAGAATCAATGCTTTGAATTTTCATGATTGCAATAATGAAAAAAATAATAAGTTTTAAGAACATTACCTCATCTTTAGTCAAGCGAGGATTATATTGCATCTCCTCACCAACAGTACTAACCGTAAAACCCTTGTAATCATGTGCGGGATATATCAATGTCTCCTTTGGCAAGGTAAATATCTGTTGGCATGAGACGATACAAGTTTTATCTCAATTTGATGAAAATCTCATGTAGTCCTTGTTTGACTAAGTAGTAAATTGAATTGACCATTAGTTTCTCGAAATATGATTGCAGTTACAAAATTACAACTCACAATGTAAAATCAAAAGGATTATTTTCTTACGATCATTTAACCATGAAAGTCAAATGAGGACTATAAATGAGATGAAGTGAGTATCAAATTGCACGAAACATAATGAGTAGATGTTTAGTTGCTTACTTCTGAATGCACCGATTTATATAGCTGTGCTGAATCTCCACCCTGAAAGACATATTTGTACAATAAACTGATTAAATCTAAATCCGAAGAGGAATTGGACTTTCGATTTTACTTTTACTTTGACGAACATACTTGTTCAATTAACTTAACGATCAATCAAACGTCTTAAAAGAAAAAAGAACCTGAAAATCTGTTCGCCCACACCCACGTATGAGAAGAGCATCCCCTGTAAATGCCATCCTTGGTTGTGGTTGATCTGGCCCATCTCCTGTAACATATGTCACACACCCAGCAGTGTGGCCAGGAGTGGGACGAACCTGAAATTGGCAGTGATACCATATATGAGAACTAGTTTCATAAGTTGGAACACGGAAAACAGAAACATGCACATTTAATTTAAAGGTTATTATTAATCTCTGAGGTTCTACTCTAGAGACTGTACACCGCATCACCACATGCTGAGCTTTTATCATCTTTTAACTCTATCCACCAGGGTATTAATTATTGCCCGTTACATGAAAGATTATCGGCTTTCCACGACAAAATTTTCCGATTATAAGGGTTGGCAAACATGGCCAATATTTGACTGAAACTTGGGTCGATAAAAAAGCTAATGAAGCCTATACTAGACCTATACGGTTTATATGGCGCAGCCATAACACGGAACTGCAATTCGCAACTGATACCGCGATTGTAGATCATGCTTTCCACATGGCCTTCTACTGAAAAAATGAGTTGCTAGCCCACGTTCTAATGTTGAAGTTTAGCTCATATCTCGATGAAGATGAAGCACAAAAGTTCTTACCACCTCTACGGCTTTATTTCAAGTAAACAATTTCTCTAAAGGATATCGGCACACAAAATATACGATGTGAAAAGAAATTGGGAACAATATGTTTCCTTACCTCTAGAGAAAGGTCACCAACATAAATTTTGTCACCGGATTCCACCAGAAGATCAGCTTTTGCATTGCTTGCTCTGGAAATGACAGATTTTACACCAGGGGCTTTGGTCTGaacacggaaaaaaaaaaaaaaaaaaaaaaaaagcacaagaTGAATAAGTGATTACATTGACTTGAATTACTTATAATTTCctcaaaaaaaataaattaaataattcaGTTGAACGAAAACGATAATACCTTGAGAAGTCCTGTTCCGGTGACATGATCAGCATGTACATGAGTGTTCATAGCATATATAAGATTCAGCCCAAGCTCTTGAATGAGGGAAAGATCCCTGTCGACTGTCTTGTCCACTGGGTCTATCAGCTGCAGTGATAACTAAGGTCAGTGCATCGTATATGTAGTTTCCGCCAGTGGCTCCTTAATATGAAGACATATCAGAGAAAAGGTTACCAAAACCCAACATATAATCACctacggatcactcacatatgcACTAGCCTTTACATCAAACAACCTGAGCAGTAACTATCACTTTAGGAATGAAGTAGAACCGCATTCTTCGAAATTTAGAGAGGAGGATTTCAGAAGAAACATGAAAACTGAAACCAAAATTTTTAAGTTCAGATCCAGAATTTCCTTAATCGTGAAAGTATAAAGATTCGGAATTTGTGAGAAACTGGAGTATTAGACCCCAGCAATGAATCTATTCCCACCGAGGTCTCCACTCCTATGAAAAACAAATAAAGCGATATGATAAGTTACCATGCTAACAGGGGAGGTAAGTAAGAGAATCGGGTCGCAATGCAACCCCAGAATCCCAAATATTAAAAGAACAGTTCTACGGATTATGATTGAATTGGTTATGCTGTGGCTCAAGTTCAAAACACCCCTTCAGTAATCCTCCATATGCATCTCATACAAGATAAAAAAAATTGCCTGACTTTTGCTACCTACTGAAAGATTCATCAACGTGATCGTATCCTTTCTCCCCAGTCTTCCCTAAACTTGATACTACACAGTCCCCAGTACGACCACCGATACACAAGTATAAAAGTCATCAACTTTATATCCAAAAGAGAAAAAACTGCGGCCACTACAAAATACACACACCATAACAATGACTGCAACACCAGACAAACTAAAACATACACATCAACTGATCCTGTATATCCCCTATCTGTCCTAATCAAAATTCAACAATCAAAAACTAGAAAAGTCTGGAATTATTGTCCAACAACTTAGCAATTGCATACAACTATAAGTAAATCACATGAAAGAAAGGAGCGGAAATAAATTATACTCCTCCGtcctattcatttgtttacctttgattaaaataccctcgTAGTGAATATAAAAGTAAACAATTGATTGAGGAGGGAGTAATTCATATAAATGAGCTAGTCTTACTTAAAACTGTCAGATTACAGCATAATCATTATAGGTATCATTAAGTGAATCATATAGCATGAAAAAAGGCCGTCTTAAATTAAGCTTACGACGGTTTCAAATAAGATCAATTGCAAGAACCCCATCATACACAAATACCCAAATCAAACCAAGATCATAACTTTATCATACATACAAAAAACCCAATTCATAAAAATCATACAAACGATAAAAAAAGCCAAAAACTTTGTCTCCAAATAATAGGACGGGCATAtctgtcttaaacttaaaacgggtcaaataacaTAAATAGACAAAAGAAGACGGATATGTCCGTCTTAAAAGAAACTAGCTGCtgaaaataaaagagagaaaagagagtcaAACCAAAGCAGGTTTATCAGGGTGAGAAACATCAGCAAGAAGGTAAGTATAAGTAGAAGAATCCTTCTCAAAAAGCTGTCTAAACAAGTACTTTGATGCATGAGACGGTGTCGTATGATACCCCATTTTTGAATTAATTGATGATGATTTAATTCCTGTGATCAAAGATGAGGGATGTTTGATGGAAAAGTTGTAAACTTTATTGGGTGATAATACAGAAATTCTTGGAATTAGTAATTGAAACTTCAGCATTTGCAATCAATAATCGAAATCAGTCCTGATTTTATGGGATTAATGAAAATTTTATTGGGTTGATTTAGTGAATTTTATTGGGGGAAAAGGGTAGATTTGACtcgatttgatttgatttgatttgataaaTGGGTAACAAATTGTGATCGTTAATGGTGTTGGAGACTTGGAGTGTTATGGGGCGCCTGGAAATCCTCCATGAGACCATGCTCCTGCGGGCAGAGTAGATCCGTCTCACTGAAAACGACTACTATCCattacattattattatttttttttataaggtcAGAAAACGATCGAAATCAATCTATAACATTAAAGATTTTCAGATTATCATGAATCAAGCATAAAAAAAGGGGGTCAAATgatctgtttggtaaaactaatcGAAAAGGTGAATTTAAACCGAAAAGTTAACTAAAACGAAAAAGCTAGCGATAAGGTAAAGGTGAAAATTAGTGAATCGATAAGgaatgattatataaaaaaaatatttggcaaactaactgaaaaggtaactgattttgatgaaatgacgtaaaaggatatgataattatttaataggaGTAGTATATATTTAaagggtaaaaacggaaaatcaaactaaatcaggtacctgaaatctgaAATGCTACTCTAGATAGCATTTCAtttcaagtagcttatttggtcaaataagctacttgccaaacgcttacaaaaaaataaggtacctgaaattttggtcaaataagctactttaaccaaatcaggtacctgaaatgtcttgccaaacgGGGCCAAAGAGAAAACTCTCAAAAGGAATTTCACTATTAACTCCCCAAATAAAGAATAAAAGAGTAAAATAAACTTAAACTTAAACAAATACTTCCAAAGTTATTATATTGGAAAAAAAATCTAGATTTAATAGAAAAATTTTCAGATCTCAGAATCCAAAAAGTAAATGCTCTGAGTTCCAAACCAGATCATCATATACTTACATTTCTATCATAAAGTCATCAACCATGAATTAGTTAGGTGCAAAGAAAAACTCTTGAAATAATGCTTTATCTCCTTGATTTAAACCTTTATTAACTAAGACAAATGACTAGAATAAACTCTCTTAGGTTAGAATGGAGAGTAAATTAAAGTCTAGTCTTTAAGAAGGAGAAAATCAAGAAATAAAAACTGGaaatctataaaatactattaaaagcctaGGCTAAAATGACTTataaaagccacgtagacaaagccacataGGATTATGAAAAGCCACATAGGATTATGAAATGACACGTTTGATTAAGGAATGCCACGTGCGGTTAAAATTGCTTGAAGTTGAGCAAAAACCGATGATTATAGTGAATTAATTAAtgattatattttatatttttattatattttgaattaatttgaattttattagtttttttgtgtgtgtttgtattaatattatggatcttcttattaaaaggctaatctAAAAAAAATGTAATGTGACATGCCAAAAAAAAGTGACATGtattaccaatttaagaaaataaaaaaatttaagttcaaaaaatttaaaaaatataaggtataaacacaaaaataaaagaaattgaactgatggggcatattctgcacccgctgaccaagtcaacatattgagcaaggtcaaagatatccacaagcaagtcaacgacttagacagcctaaccgacgcaccctgtcggcctgtctctggggtcccggccggggcaactagccagccggggcacacatccgcggactcatatccaagacccctcggcggcgagtcaacagggcccgccggcctgccatgggtccctcggccgagggtagatcagtctttccacctgctagccacttggccacttggccactacgtgacaaaaggtgaaagtctataaatactcctcaactctcattgaggaaaggatccacaatttaacctaaacacctcataatctggtaatatcttccttatctctctacaatatatacttcgccgagtaacaacaacttatctctctaagtttactgacttgagcgtcggagtgagttcgctcggcccaaagccgagccctcagtttgttcattgtttcaggagaccgaaaggagaattCAACCGagagacgtcattctacaagcacgggtggtaacaaataactgctccggaattacacccggaacaattggcgccgtctgtgggaaaagatactagaagctagtcacattcattcccaaaaataaaaaaaaaaacaacacaaaacaaaaacccacccaaaaagctaagaagatgtcgaaacaacaagaggtattcgtgactgacgaaaccgaattctaccaagatgataccgtccacaattctggagttgcgcaggccctccaccggccgggtaattcaaccggagtacgggatgccaataataccagatacgccacgccgccaaccaggtcaccatcatgggacatgtggttgatgcaaagaaaaaccgaagctactcctggacctaattggtagtacgccggctcacactgtcacaccgacaagagcggcggaacccgtccaggagaccagggcccagaatgtgactccaagagacttgaacggagcactggaggAAGCTGGCCcagtcaagacgccggaggagcccagagtgctagtggtagacctgagtccttcccgcactcgcgggaggacggcgtcgccgcagcaccgacgaggcatgccccaaaggagtgaaagaagtccgactcgccagagtcggagaaggagtccgactcaccagagtcagagaagaagcccgactcaccagagtcggagaagaagcccttcccgccacggggagaggagccggactaggaatgcgaggagccgatcgccgcgtgtcgttcgacacgtggtcagacagcccctcagtgcctacgtcctTGAAACCACCGTGTCAACCAAGCTAAAGctgccggcgttcacatacaaaggggatagcgaccccaccgaccatgccgaggcctttgagtcgtacatgtcggtgtgggaacaacccgatgaagtctggtgccgagtcttcccaacgaccttgcatgggatggctcagagttggtacaaggggctgcccgacggctcggtatactgttacgccgacctaagggacgcctttttagcccagtactcttgcaataagagaagggccgtggagacatcggatctcctgactatcagacaggaggggtgtgacacccttaaatctagacttgattatatacgtaaattctacagaaaaactggtaggatatgtttgtaaatggttcaactagtccaaaaacctgcaatttcaaaaaattttctaactaaaccattcacaaccaattccaactcaagaagagtgtcaaaaaccctgcaacaactgataaactaatttacatatataactaaagacgcggaaatataaggatacaaaccaataatagaaagggagacatatgtcccttcaaattatatacaaaccaaaagtataaaaggtttactaatagaatagccaaaactaggtccaaggttccttgctcactagccgtctgtgaccccaaacaaagcatcaacaacctgtcaatcgcattttatacaaacacgaaagccacaattcagtggggagtaacttcgagtcctcccagccacgaatcgtcaaaatttatgtaacatgtaataaaacatgtaaacaggatgataaagaattcaattatcaattattctaacatatgagccctaaactgaccaaactaaactaacatgtgaaacatttaacaaattgtaatccaaactctattaaccatagccggcttgcatctcaccttctatgattcatagaatcatcaaacaagaaagggcaatatatcaaagacaggcataagttcttagtcccgtcaatagtcactttgtaactcaagtctataccacgaggtagggaaggtaatcgaaccggtatcttggctcagcggttactattaagaaaacatggccaagagacaacataaccctagcctaaaatctgcgcagacctagacatgcggatacacaccaccgcacccaagactcacaacttttttttaaaacaaagtgaagtgagtaccctaaggacgccaccgaagggtcggctagtacttaagctgaccccatactatcaaaattagtacctgaggtcatgccccaacttggataaacatccactagtcaggaacacaaaggctatcaagcagtgaacatatactcgtcggggagactataaagacctatctatgatgaaggccgaaatactcacctaggacctagtcacagctagtcccagcttgaatattttagcccacaccacccaagactcaccacacaagtcaagtaagacacccacttaaccttaagagggcaa from Silene latifolia isolate original U9 population chromosome 3, ASM4854445v1, whole genome shotgun sequence harbors:
- the LOC141647066 gene encoding cytochrome P450 72A397-like gives rise to the protein MIKVYYGSAIIISFVGLILIIAWKLLNWAWLKPKKLENKLREQGLNGNSYRPLYGDLKDNFKMRDEAREKPIPFTNDYITRVLPFLHQHVGKYGQNCFTWLGPVPTINITQPELIREVITRINEFQKAKTNPLVRLLFPGLVSLEGEKWAMHRKLINPAFHMEKLKLMLPAFRASVTEMTDKWENSMSETGSSELDVWPDITNLTADVISRAAFGSSFEEGRRIFELLKEQTQMTIRLFKSVYIPGWKYVPTKNNRQLKKIDEDIQALLKGIIDNRKKAMDAGEAAKNDLLGILMESNIKETQLSQSHGNNKRLLMSFRDIIDECKLFYFAGQETTSVLLVWTMILLSKHQDWQMKAREEILAVFGQNLPDVDGVNHLKTVTMILYEVLRLYPPVLAVSRRIYDQDTILANKLCVPEGAMVSLSIYQVHHDPKLWGDDVNEFKPERFSEGILKATKGNLSFFPFSGGPRICIGQNFAMVEAKIALAMLLQRFSFELSPSYTHAPTTSITLEPQYGAHLIVRRL
- the LOC141647069 gene encoding persulfide dioxygenase ETHE1 homolog, mitochondrial isoform X2, yielding MLKFQLLIPRISVLSPNKVYNFSIKHPSSLITGIKSSSINSKMGYHTTPSHASKYLFRQLFEKDSSTYTYLLADVSHPDKPALLIDPVDKTVDRDLSLIQELGLNLIYAMNTHVHADHVTGTGLLKTKAPGVKSVISRASNAKADLLVESGDKIYVGDLSLEVRPTPGHTAGCVTYVTGDGPDQPQPRMAFTGDALLIRGCGRTDFQGGDSAQLYKSVHSEIFTLPKETLIYPAHDYKGFTVSTVGEEMQYNPRLTKDEETFKSIMENLKLAYPKMIDVAVPANMVCGLQDLLEKAV
- the LOC141647069 gene encoding persulfide dioxygenase ETHE1 homolog, mitochondrial isoform X1; the protein is MLKFQLLIPRISVLSPNKVYNFSIKHPSSLITGIKSSSINSKMGYHTTPSHASKYLFRQLFEKDSSTYTYLLADVSHPDKPALLIDPVDKTVDRDLSLIQELGLNLIYAMNTHVHADHVTGTGLLKTKAPGVKSVISRASNAKADLLVESGDKIYVGDLSLEVRPTPGHTAGCVTYVTGDGPDQPQPRMAFTGDALLIRGCGRTDFQGGDSAQLYKSVHSEIFTLPKETLIYPAHDYKGFTVSTVGEEMQYNPRLTKDEETFKSIMENLKLAYPKMIDVAVPANMVCGLQDLLEKAV
- the LOC141647069 gene encoding persulfide dioxygenase ETHE1 homolog, mitochondrial isoform X3, producing MLKFQLLIPRISVLSPNKVYNFSIKHPSSLITGIKSSSINSKMGYHTTPSHASKYLFRQLFEKDSSTYTYLLADVSHPDKPALLIDPVDKTVDRDLSLIQELGLNLIYAMNTHVHADHVTGTGLLKTKAPGVKSVISRASNAKADLLVESGDKIYVGDLSLEVRPTPGHTAGCVTYVTGDGPDQPQPRMAFTGDALLIRGCGRTDFQGGDSAQLYKSVHSEIFTLPKETLIYPAHDYKGFTVSTVGEEMQYNPRLTKDEVIFGYGRPKTGIPEDDRRSSSSKHGLWLARSS